TCCTCGAGGCACACCCCGGCGCAGATCAAGGCCACCCTCTCGACCGCCTCCGGGAACATGGCCGCCATCCGGTAGCCCACGAAGCCGCCGTAGCTGACGCCGACCAGCCCGAACCTGGGGACCCCGATGGCGTCCATCGCCGCCTTGATCGTGGACGCCTGGAAGGCGTCGGAGCGATCGGGGAGGCGGGTGCAGGAGCCGCCGAAGAAGACGAGGTCGGGCACGATGGGGTCGAAGCCGGCGGCGATGAGCGGGCGGAGGTAGGGCGCCCACTGCCAGGTAGCGGAGGCGCCGAagccgtggaggaggagcagcgggttccgcggcggcctggacggcaCCCAGATGTGGACGGTGGTGGCGGCTTGGGCCGGGTCGAGCCCCGCGGGGAGCGGgatggcgagcgggcggagcccCGCCCTGAGGAAGCGGCGGCTGAAGCAGCGGTCCCGCGCCGCGGCGAAGCTGAGCACGCACCGCCCCCtgctgccggcggccggcggcggggggagAGGCATTGCTGCCgggggggacggcggcggcccgccggCGATCGCGGCGGGCGGGGCGTCGGGGTCGGGTGCGCGCGCGCCGGGGgcaggggaggcggtggtgcggTTAATCCTGGGGGCTGGGGGCTCTGCTAATTTCGGTTCACACTCGCAGGGTGTTTTTGTTTGTGGCAGCAGACTGGTGTCTGCCGGCCATGGGGCTTCTCCAAAGAGAATGCTAATCCTTGTGTAGTACTCGTACTCGTACTAAATTACTACAATGAGAGAACGCCACTGGCTCACTGTCTACTGTACCAGACGCCTGTGCATGTCCGAACATGGCTACTCGAATTACCGGCACGTTGGGGCACCGTTGCATTTGGACCTGCACACAAAGAGGGCGAAAAAGGCCTAGTTGTGTAGTCGTGTACCACAAGAGAGCTCGGTTCGCCATGTCGTCGAGTCCCCGAGACGCCTTTCCCTGATTCTTATCTACCGTCCGAAGGCAGGCATGGAATCTTCCCGACCGGCTGGAAGAGGCTAGAGTCACCGGAGACCAGCCAGACCTACCCGCTCCTGTGATTCCTCCCTCCCCCGGCCGCCCGACC
This portion of the Panicum virgatum strain AP13 chromosome 2N, P.virgatum_v5, whole genome shotgun sequence genome encodes:
- the LOC120661880 gene encoding uncharacterized hydrolase YugF-like, producing the protein MPLPPPPAAGSRGRCVLSFAAARDRCFSRRFLRAGLRPLAIPLPAGLDPAQAATTVHIWVPSRPPRNPLLLLHGFGASATWQWAPYLRPLIAAGFDPIVPDLVFFGGSCTRLPDRSDAFQASTIKAAMDAIGVPRFGLVGVSYGGFVGYRMAAMFPEAVERVALICAGVCLEEKDLAEGLFPVAGVGEAAALLVPRRPEEVRRLVRLTFVRPPLIMPSCFLWDYIKVMGSVHNQEKTELLYALINGRQLSTLPKLTQPTLIIWGEQDRVFPMELAHRLNRHLDGNSRLVVIKDAGHAVNLEKPKEVCKNIIEFFKEPAAEAANGDDKV